The Halorientalis sp. IM1011 genome window below encodes:
- a CDS encoding 4a-hydroxytetrahydrobiopterin dehydratase, whose protein sequence is MADLLDDSEIEAQLPEDWDRDGDEIVRTYEFDSYLPGVGFASGIGGIAEDAWHHPEITITWGEVEVRLTTHDAGGITQKDIDLAERFDEVYE, encoded by the coding sequence ATGGCGGACCTGCTCGACGACTCCGAGATCGAGGCACAGCTTCCCGAGGACTGGGACCGGGACGGCGACGAAATCGTCCGGACCTACGAGTTCGATTCGTACCTCCCCGGCGTCGGGTTCGCGTCGGGCATCGGTGGCATCGCCGAGGACGCCTGGCACCACCCGGAGATAACGATCACCTGGGGCGAGGTGGAAGTCCGGCTGACCACGCACGACGCCGGGGGCATCACCCAGAAGGACATCGACCTCGCCGAGCGGTTCGACGAAGTCTACGAGTGA
- the lwrS gene encoding LWR-salt protein, producing the protein MTTSDWSGGSDEPSGTAEYVFGCRFRLDPDPPGLRADPAEFETRLYREADPPGEDGWLFFRDNCWRGELNDPDYFRELTEDALGVTVLSVDFRELRTDGAYLDALKAEIADDLGQFNADGVPDVLSKYLGSSIRVVDGDG; encoded by the coding sequence GTGACGACGAGCGACTGGAGCGGGGGCAGTGACGAGCCGTCGGGCACCGCCGAGTACGTCTTCGGGTGTCGGTTCCGGCTCGATCCCGACCCGCCGGGGCTGCGGGCCGACCCCGCCGAGTTCGAAACGAGACTCTACCGCGAGGCCGACCCACCCGGAGAGGACGGCTGGCTGTTCTTCCGGGACAACTGCTGGCGCGGGGAACTGAACGACCCCGACTACTTCCGCGAGTTGACCGAGGACGCGCTGGGCGTCACGGTGCTCTCTGTGGACTTTCGAGAACTCCGGACGGACGGAGCGTATCTCGACGCGCTGAAAGCGGAGATAGCCGACGACCTCGGCCAGTTCAACGCCGACGGCGTCCCGGACGTGCTGTCGAAGTATCTCGGCTCGTCGATCCGTGTGGTCGACGGAGACGGTTGA
- a CDS encoding ribbon-helix-helix domain-containing protein produces MGEYDDTTGIEVELPTALLAAVDEAGAAGGFEDRSEAIQAALVAWVDAIGGESGDDSGGLGGLTDGLSDVDVDVGVDVGVDE; encoded by the coding sequence ATGGGAGAGTACGACGACACGACGGGGATCGAGGTGGAACTGCCGACGGCGCTGCTTGCGGCGGTCGACGAGGCCGGTGCGGCCGGTGGCTTCGAGGACCGGTCGGAAGCGATACAGGCGGCCCTCGTTGCCTGGGTCGACGCCATCGGCGGGGAGAGCGGGGACGACAGCGGTGGCCTCGGTGGATTGACCGACGGCCTGAGCGACGTGGACGTGGACGTCGGTGTCGACGTGGGCGTAGATGAGTAG
- a CDS encoding MFS transporter, producing MTPRSARTALAAVVFAVLLAQVLLYPGIDTLVTALGADTTLDASMWFLAAEFGAFVLFAGLWGAASDAAGRRVPFIVTGALAGAAGYALLAGLPQVFDLPFLAILGLRTLQGAATIGAFSLSITMLMDLDGGHGRNMGAAGIAIGGGTALGAPLGGQLYELDPFAPLVAASALLVVVGLLASRVTDRAPDEHRGRLAAVRETIRETPAILVPCAFGFVDRLTAGFFALVGTLYFRDVFELSPGATGLMLALFFAPFALFQYPFGVLSDRIGRTIPVLAGSALYGIVVIGVGFAPTVALAGAAMVAVGVIGALMAPATMALVTDLAADDRRGVAMAAFNAVGSLGFLAGVLVGGTVADEFGFFAAFLTVGGMEVVVATLAIPAFLRLDIPSVEKRVDS from the coding sequence GTGACGCCCCGTTCGGCTCGTACCGCCCTGGCCGCCGTCGTGTTCGCCGTCCTGCTGGCACAGGTGTTGCTCTACCCCGGTATCGACACGCTGGTGACGGCGCTCGGTGCCGACACGACGCTGGACGCGAGCATGTGGTTCCTCGCCGCCGAGTTCGGTGCGTTCGTTCTCTTCGCCGGCCTCTGGGGCGCGGCCAGTGACGCCGCCGGCCGCCGGGTCCCCTTCATCGTCACCGGCGCGCTCGCCGGCGCGGCCGGCTACGCCCTGCTCGCCGGCCTCCCGCAGGTGTTCGACCTCCCGTTTCTGGCCATTCTGGGCCTGCGTACCCTGCAGGGCGCGGCGACCATCGGCGCGTTCTCCCTCTCGATCACGATGCTGATGGACCTGGATGGCGGGCACGGCCGCAACATGGGCGCGGCCGGCATCGCCATCGGCGGCGGGACCGCGCTGGGCGCGCCGCTGGGCGGGCAACTGTACGAACTCGACCCCTTCGCACCGCTCGTGGCCGCCAGCGCCCTCCTCGTCGTCGTCGGCCTCCTCGCTTCCCGAGTCACAGATCGGGCTCCCGACGAACACCGGGGTCGACTCGCGGCCGTCCGCGAGACGATCCGGGAGACCCCCGCAATCCTCGTCCCCTGCGCGTTCGGCTTCGTCGACCGCCTCACGGCGGGCTTTTTCGCCCTCGTGGGAACCCTCTATTTCCGGGACGTGTTCGAACTCTCGCCCGGTGCCACGGGGCTGATGCTCGCGCTGTTTTTCGCGCCGTTCGCGCTCTTTCAGTACCCTTTCGGCGTCCTCTCGGACCGAATCGGGCGCACGATTCCCGTCCTCGCGGGATCGGCGCTGTACGGTATCGTCGTGATCGGCGTCGGCTTCGCGCCGACAGTCGCGCTCGCCGGCGCTGCGATGGTCGCCGTCGGCGTCATCGGCGCGCTGATGGCCCCGGCGACGATGGCGCTGGTCACCGACCTGGCCGCCGACGACCGCCGCGGCGTCGCGATGGCCGCGTTCAACGCCGTCGGAAGCCTCGGCTTCCTGGCCGGCGTCCTCGTCGGCGGCACCGTCGCCGACGAGTTTGGCTTCTTCGCGGCCTTCCTCACCGTCGGCGGGATGGAAGTCGTCGTCGCGACGTTGGCTATCCCGGCCTTTCTCCGGCTGGATATTCCGAGCGTCGAGAAACGAGTCGACTCCTGA